The proteins below come from a single Hyphomicrobium denitrificans ATCC 51888 genomic window:
- the fsa gene encoding fructose-6-phosphate aldolase, with translation MKFFVDTADVAEIKELAATGLLDGVTTNPTLVAKAGRDFKDIIKEICAVVPGPVSAEVAATDYAGMMREAEVLRKIAKNVTIKVPLTMDGLKACKALTSDGTMVNVTLCFSANQALLAAKAGATFVSPFIGRLDDIGLNGMDVIREIRTIYDNYPDLSTDILAASIRTVNHVREAAMIGADVATIPPAILKALVKHPLTDAGLTAFVNDWKKTGQTIV, from the coding sequence ATGAAATTTTTCGTCGATACCGCCGACGTGGCCGAGATCAAGGAGTTAGCCGCCACTGGCCTGCTCGACGGCGTGACGACGAACCCGACGCTGGTCGCCAAGGCCGGGCGCGATTTCAAGGATATCATCAAGGAAATCTGCGCCGTGGTTCCGGGCCCGGTTTCGGCGGAAGTCGCGGCAACCGACTATGCCGGCATGATGCGCGAAGCGGAAGTGCTGCGGAAGATCGCCAAGAACGTGACGATCAAGGTGCCGCTGACGATGGACGGCCTCAAAGCGTGCAAGGCGCTGACCAGCGACGGCACGATGGTCAACGTGACGCTGTGCTTCTCGGCCAATCAGGCGCTGCTTGCGGCGAAGGCCGGCGCGACGTTCGTTTCGCCGTTCATCGGGCGGCTCGACGACATCGGATTGAACGGCATGGACGTCATCCGCGAGATCCGGACGATCTACGACAACTATCCCGATCTTTCGACGGACATTCTCGCAGCCTCGATCCGGACCGTGAACCATGTCCGGGAAGCGGCGATGATCGGCGCAGACGTCGCAACCATTCCGCCCGCGATCCTGAAAGCGCTGGTCAAGCATCCGCTGACGGATGCGGGCCTCACGGCATTCGTCAACGACTGGAAGAAGACCGGGCAGACAATCGTGTGA
- a CDS encoding FAD-binding oxidoreductase, translated as MATKIFSPELISRFADIVGAANALTGTDDKAPYLREWRDRYTGKTPVVLRPQTTDEVSRILALAHDEGIGIVAQGGNTGLVGGQIPSPAGDQIVLSLTRMKKVRDVDAAGGTMIVEAGVTLAEAQHAAEGAGRLFPLSLASEGSATIGGVLATNAGGTAVLAYGNARNLALGLEAVLADGRVWNGLRRLKKDNTGYDLRDLLIGSEGTLGVITAASLKLFPIPAERETAIVALESPAAALKLFRIAEAEAGSALTAFELWAHQAQDFALRYMSNTRDAFADAHPWYVLIELSHGGRSSSALEQLLTIAHGQELIRDAALARSLGQAQDFWRLREAFSEAQKGAGGSIKHDISVPIARIPEFLSHAAEIVEQVAPGARPVPFGHFGDGNLHYNISQPEGGDKAQFLSLWETMSDAIFELVSELGGSISAEHGIGQMKREALRQHKSAIELDMMRAIKQALDPKGILNPGKVL; from the coding sequence GTGGCAACGAAAATCTTTTCTCCCGAATTGATTTCACGCTTCGCCGACATCGTCGGCGCGGCGAACGCGTTGACCGGCACGGACGACAAGGCGCCGTATCTCCGCGAATGGCGTGACCGCTATACGGGCAAGACGCCGGTCGTGCTGCGTCCTCAGACGACGGACGAAGTCTCGCGCATTCTGGCGCTCGCGCACGATGAAGGAATCGGCATCGTCGCGCAGGGCGGGAATACGGGGCTCGTCGGCGGCCAGATTCCGTCGCCCGCCGGCGATCAGATCGTGCTGTCGCTGACGCGCATGAAAAAGGTCCGCGACGTCGATGCGGCGGGCGGCACGATGATTGTCGAAGCAGGCGTGACGCTGGCCGAGGCGCAGCATGCGGCCGAGGGCGCGGGACGGCTGTTTCCGCTCAGTCTCGCGTCCGAAGGCAGCGCAACGATCGGCGGCGTGCTGGCGACGAATGCGGGCGGCACCGCCGTTCTCGCCTACGGTAACGCGCGCAATCTCGCGCTCGGGCTTGAAGCCGTGCTTGCGGACGGACGCGTCTGGAACGGGCTTCGGCGCTTGAAAAAAGACAACACCGGTTACGATCTGCGCGACCTGCTGATCGGATCGGAAGGTACGCTCGGCGTCATCACGGCGGCGAGTCTCAAGCTCTTTCCCATACCGGCGGAACGCGAGACGGCCATCGTTGCGCTCGAATCCCCGGCGGCCGCGTTGAAGCTATTTCGGATTGCGGAAGCCGAAGCTGGATCAGCGCTGACGGCGTTCGAGCTTTGGGCGCATCAGGCTCAGGACTTCGCGCTGCGCTACATGTCGAACACGCGCGACGCGTTCGCCGATGCGCATCCGTGGTACGTGCTGATCGAGCTTTCGCATGGCGGGCGTTCCAGCAGCGCACTCGAACAGCTTTTGACTATCGCTCATGGGCAGGAGCTTATCCGCGACGCCGCGCTGGCTCGATCTCTCGGCCAGGCGCAAGATTTCTGGCGTTTGCGAGAGGCATTCTCCGAAGCGCAGAAAGGTGCGGGCGGGAGCATCAAGCACGACATCTCGGTGCCGATCGCGCGCATTCCGGAATTTCTTTCGCACGCGGCGGAGATCGTCGAGCAGGTTGCGCCGGGCGCGCGACCTGTGCCGTTCGGGCACTTCGGCGACGGCAATCTGCATTACAACATCAGCCAGCCCGAAGGCGGCGACAAAGCGCAATTCCTGTCGCTGTGGGAGACGATGTCGGATGCGATCTTCGAGCTTGTCTCGGAGCTTGGCGGGTCGATCTCAGCAGAGCACGGCATCGGGCAGATGAAGCGCGAGGCGCTGCGGCAGCACAAATCCGCGATCGAACTCGACATGATGCGCGCGATCAAACAGGCGCTCGATCCCAAAGGCATTCTGAATCCGGGCAAAGTGCTGTAG
- a CDS encoding tyrosine recombinase XerC, whose protein sequence is MRALPVTSLDEILTTDAELPLGGDLKRAVEDWLAHLINERGQSAATREAYARDVTQFLAFLKTHLGRAPCLGDLSRVDTKVFRAFLAHRRKSDVVSRSLARSLSSLRTFFRWLEREGRLQNRAVLQVALPKIPHSVPKPLTVDGAAELVATKNDDRAEWINARDTAVLLLLYGAGLRISEALSLTPNSAPLNGRDVMHITGKGGKDRLVPALPIISEAIAKYMRLCPFPLSGDGPLFLGARGGPLSPRLIQLAMARMRRELGLPETATPHALRHSFATHLLSAGADLRQIQELLGHASLSTTQVYTEVDRDRLLSVYDQAHPRTARS, encoded by the coding sequence ATGAGGGCGCTGCCGGTGACTTCACTCGACGAAATCCTGACGACGGATGCGGAGTTACCGCTCGGCGGCGACCTCAAACGCGCGGTCGAGGATTGGCTGGCGCATCTCATCAATGAGCGCGGACAGAGCGCCGCGACGCGCGAAGCCTATGCGCGCGACGTCACTCAGTTTCTGGCGTTTCTGAAAACGCACCTTGGACGTGCACCATGTCTCGGCGATTTGAGTCGAGTCGACACCAAGGTGTTTCGGGCGTTTCTCGCGCATCGGCGCAAATCGGATGTCGTGTCGCGATCGCTGGCGCGCTCTCTTTCATCGCTCAGGACTTTTTTTCGATGGCTGGAACGTGAAGGCAGGCTGCAGAATCGCGCCGTGCTGCAGGTCGCCTTGCCGAAGATACCGCATTCGGTGCCGAAGCCGCTGACCGTCGACGGCGCAGCGGAACTCGTTGCGACGAAAAATGATGATCGGGCCGAGTGGATCAACGCACGCGACACGGCGGTTCTGCTGCTGCTCTATGGCGCTGGTCTGCGCATCAGCGAAGCGCTGAGCCTGACGCCGAATTCGGCGCCGCTCAACGGTCGCGACGTGATGCACATCACCGGCAAGGGCGGCAAGGATCGGCTCGTCCCGGCACTTCCGATCATTTCGGAGGCGATCGCAAAGTACATGCGGCTTTGCCCGTTCCCGCTTTCCGGCGACGGGCCGCTGTTTCTTGGTGCGCGCGGCGGGCCGCTGTCGCCGCGTCTCATTCAACTCGCGATGGCACGCATGCGCCGGGAGCTTGGCCTGCCGGAAACGGCGACGCCGCACGCGCTCCGGCATTCGTTTGCGACGCATCTGCTCTCGGCGGGGGCCGATTTACGGCAAATTCAGGAGCTTTTGGGCCACGCCTCGCTTTCGACCACACAAGTCTATACGGAAGTCGATCGAGACCGCCTGCTGTCCGTCTATGATCAAGCGCATCCGCGGACGGCTCGCAGCTAG
- a CDS encoding TraB/GumN family protein, which produces MTTHVRTFLFFCFALLIAASATARADDVPVPCRGTDMLAELQTRSPDAYKTVIEESRQTSNTEAVLWKIEKSGVAPSYLLGTMHLSDPRISRLSARQQDFIAHSKSVALEVADLSEKAVGEAMAKAGHLLLYTDGHTLNAQLTDDEFKVVQRLVKEAGMPEEASGLVKPWLVSMLLATSDCERKQVVAGAKVLDLQVAEEAKKHGLTVKGLETIEQQLESLASIADDQQVAMLKVGIKYADRTDDLMESIVQMYLRREIGAAMPFQLALAAESGVPASAFDDFKKGLLSDRNVRMRDAAEPLLQDGSAFIAVGALHLVGPTGLVALLRERGYTVTAVE; this is translated from the coding sequence ATGACAACGCATGTCCGGACATTCCTATTCTTTTGTTTCGCGCTGCTGATCGCGGCCAGCGCGACGGCTCGGGCGGATGATGTGCCTGTCCCCTGCCGCGGCACGGACATGCTGGCGGAGTTGCAGACGCGATCGCCGGACGCCTACAAAACCGTCATCGAAGAAAGCCGGCAGACGTCAAACACCGAAGCGGTACTGTGGAAGATCGAGAAGTCCGGCGTCGCTCCGTCGTATCTGCTCGGAACGATGCACCTTTCCGACCCGCGTATTTCGCGATTGTCGGCGAGGCAGCAGGACTTCATCGCGCATTCGAAGTCCGTGGCACTTGAAGTTGCCGACCTTTCGGAAAAGGCCGTCGGCGAAGCGATGGCGAAGGCCGGCCACCTTCTGCTTTACACGGATGGGCACACGCTCAACGCGCAGCTTACGGACGATGAATTCAAAGTCGTGCAACGTCTCGTCAAAGAGGCGGGGATGCCGGAAGAAGCATCGGGGCTCGTCAAGCCGTGGCTCGTCAGCATGCTGCTTGCGACGTCGGACTGCGAACGCAAGCAGGTCGTGGCGGGCGCCAAGGTGCTCGATTTGCAAGTTGCGGAGGAAGCGAAAAAGCACGGGCTGACCGTCAAGGGTCTCGAGACCATCGAACAGCAACTCGAATCCTTGGCTTCGATCGCCGATGATCAGCAGGTCGCCATGTTGAAGGTTGGGATCAAGTATGCCGATCGTACCGACGATCTGATGGAATCGATCGTCCAGATGTATTTGCGACGCGAGATCGGCGCGGCGATGCCGTTCCAGTTGGCGCTCGCGGCCGAATCCGGCGTTCCGGCTTCGGCTTTTGACGACTTCAAGAAGGGGCTTCTATCGGATCGCAACGTCCGAATGCGCGATGCCGCCGAGCCGCTGCTTCAGGACGGCAGCGCCTTTATCGCGGTCGGAGCGCTGCACCTCGTCGGGCCGACGGGGCTCGTCGCGCTGCTGCGCGAGCGCGGCTACACAGTCACGGCC